A window of the Torulaspora globosa chromosome 6, complete sequence genome harbors these coding sequences:
- the SPC34 gene encoding Spc34p (ancestral locus Anc_1.246), producing the protein MSLSFDLCIEEITRSIDSLSTLYFKPPGIFHNAVVHHDESEGYSSIITKLIRDCNPKEELSLFKMDTQKRVHTRKDGRSGILDFLIERDTHLKRARRLGLPDQKPIIYVPKEFYLKQHDEVLAKKRKTVKGFSFEVDSAADADKYNPNIYGLLFSKFDDPNVISLIRALQNGSVTVDAREESSRRKTMFVEDFPTEAMLQVLFEISNQWPLAEYKQAYSRCLNDYKDISTEIETLKDEIRTQEDQLQALAKNIPSSSHVVTRLIEKEKKDIEALELQLKEAPEQS; encoded by the coding sequence ATGTCCCTATCGTTTGATCTttgcattgaagaaatcaccCGATCGATAGACTCGTTATCTACCTTATATTTCAAGCCACCAGGGATATTTCACAATGCTGTAGTGCATCATGACGAGAGCGAAGGCTACAGTTCTATTATAACCAAGCTAATACGGGATTGCAATCCAAAAGAGGAGctctctcttttcaaaatggATACCCAAAAACGAGTTCACACCAGGAAGGATGGAAGGAGCGGTATTTTGGATTTCCTGATCGAACGAGACACTCATCTTAAAAGAGCTCGACGCCTGGGGCTACCTGACCAGAAACCAATCATCTATGTACCGAAGGAGTTCTATCTGAAACAACATGACGAAGTCCTGGCAAAAAAGCGGAAAACTGTGAAAGGCTTCAGCTTTGAAGTTGATTCTGCGGCAGATGCCGACAAATACAACCCAAATATCTACGGTCTGCTCTTCTCGAAGTTCGATGACCCCAATGTGATCAGCCTCATTCGTGCTTTGCAAAATGGAAGCGTTACGGTGGATGCCAGGGAAGAAAGTAGCCGAAGAAAGACAATGTTTGTAGAGGATTTCCCTACAGAGGCAATGCTACAAGTGCTTTTCGAGATTTCAAACCAGTGGCCATTGGCTGAGTACAAGCAGGCGTACTCTCGTTGCTTGAATGACTATAAAGACATCAGCACAGAGATTGAAACACTGAAAGATGAGATACGAACGCAAGAAGATCAGCTACAAGCGCTTGCCAAGAATATTCCATCCTCTTCCCATGTGGTGACTCGATTGATcgaaaaagagaagaaagacattGAAGCCCTGGAGCTGCAACTTAAAGAGGCCCCAGAACaatcttga
- the KAE1 gene encoding tRNA N6-adenosine threonylcarbamoyltransferase (ancestral locus Anc_1.245), with protein MVNLNTVQPRNGRNCYIALGLEGSANKLGVGILKHPVLPQHEQGDFSYDCKAEILANIRDTYITPPGEGFLPRDTARHHKNWCVRLIKRALQEAGITNPTLDLDVICFTKGPGMGAPLHSVVIAARTCSLLWDVPLVGVNHCVGHIEMGREITKAVNPVVLYVSGGNTQVIAYSEQRYRIFGETLDIAIGNCLDRFARTMKIPNDPSPGYNIEQLAKNCKRKDQLVELPYTVKGMDLSMSGILVYIDSLAKDLFKGNKKNKILFDSKTGEQKVTVEDLCYSLQESLFAMLVEITERAMAHVNSNQVLVVGGVGCNVRLQEMMRQMCEDRANGQVHATDERFCIDNGVMIAQAGLLQFRMGDVLTDLKQTIVTQKFRTDEVYVDWRE; from the coding sequence ATGGTCAATCTTAACACTGTGCAGCCCAGAAATGGCAGAAACTGCTATATAGCACTAGGTCTAGAGGGCTCAGCAAACAAGCTGGGCGTCGGGATTCTGAAGCATCCGGTCCTACCACAGCATGAACAAGGTGATTTCTCCTATGATTGTAAGGCAGAGATCCTGGCCAATATCAGAGACACGTACATTACTCCACCAGGTGAGGGCTTTCTGCCTCGAGATACTGCCAGGCATCACAAGAACTGGTGTGTGAGGCTAATCAAAAGAGCTTTGCAGGAAGCTGGGATCACGAACCCAACGCTAGATCTCGATGTTATATGTTTCACAAAAGGTCCAGGAATGGGAGCGCCCCTTCATTCGGTTGTCATTGCAGCCAGGACTTGCTCACTTCTATGGGACGTGCCGCTAGTTGGTGTGAACCACTGCGTTGGACACATCGAGATGGGTAGGGAAATAACCAAGGCCGTCAACCCTGTAGTTCTGTATGTGAGCGGTGGGAACACGCAGGTGATTGCATACTCAGAACAACGATACAGAATATTTGGGGAGACGCTGGACATTGCCATAGGAAACTGTCTCGATCGATTCGCGAGGACCATGAAGATCCCAAACGATCCATCCCCGGGATACAACATTGAGCAGCTGGCCAAGAATTGCAAACGCAAAGATCAGCTCGTGGAATTGCCCTACACAGTCAAGGGAATGGACCTGTCGATGAGCGGAATACTGGTGTACATCGATTCTCTGGCCAAAGATCTGTTCAAGGGAAATAAAAAGAACAAGATATTGTTCGATTCAAAGACAGGCGAGCAAAAAGTTACGGTCGAAGACCTCTGCTATTCACTACAGGAGAGTCTATTCGCCATGTTGGTAGAGATAACCGAAAGGGCAATGGCACATGTGAACTCCAACCAAGTCCTAGTGGTCGGTGGGGTCGGTTGCAACGTCAGACTGCAGGAAATGATGCGACAGATGTGCGAAGACCGGGCAAACGGTCAGGTTCACGCAACTGACGAGCGATTTTGTATCGATAATGGTGTGATGATCGCGCAAGCTGGCCTGCTACAATTTAGGATGGGCGATGTCCTGACAGATTTGAAACAGACCATTGTCACCCAAAAGTTTAGAACCGACGAAGTATATGTAGACTGGCGTGAATAG